The genomic stretch CCCCCTCACTCACTAACAAAGCCCCCAGCAACCAACCTCCTTCGACCTTCAAACCTTCCCCATCACCGAgatcccctctctcccctccttAACCTCCTACCTTAATCCCctatccccatcatcatcaccccccaagGACTtaaacaacccccctacTCGgtcctccctccttctcctccgcctcctcgccaaagcaGACTTctacaccaccaaccaaacccTCATgtccaacccaccccccgtAGCAGCagacctcatcctcgaccccttcctcctcaacctcctcccccgctcGCTAGCCCCAACAGCAGGGTACATCATCCTGGTAGCCATAACAAGCTGGTTCCTAGCACGAGGCGTGAGCAGGGCTCTTTCGTCGCTCATCATCGACAGCAACGACCGTCAATTCACCAAGGACGAAAAAAAGACACAGTGATTGTTTGTGTCCAGTACTGTCTACACGTAAAAACAAGACACATAGTTAACCCACCCTAATGTTAATTCAATTTCTACcaccacaaaaaaaaaagcccatGACATCTCGTCATCGTACATCTTTGAACTTCGTATCCGGTCTTGACGGACTCACTCAACACAGACACCTCAACTCGACTGAAGCACCTATCATCTACCATCAAAAAGCCATACACAAATACCCCACATACCTCCCAAATAACTTTGCcaaaatatatataccccAAATCAATCATCTACAAAACAGATCATACAACCAAAGCCAACCACACCGACATGGAAAAAAAATTGGCAAACGAAACAAAAGGCAAAACATTACGCTATGATAACATTCAAAAATCTAAGAGTTCTTTGATATAAACAAAAGCAAAGAGTCATGTAAAGAGTCTCGGTTTCTTGCTTttcccacctcctcattAGAATCCTCATCACTCTTCGTCTCCTTTTCCAGTTACCAAAGGGCCGCCCCTTCTACCGTGTCAGCCCCTGAGCTCaccaagaaaaagaaaagattcTTATCACGGCTTACCAGCACGACTCTGCGTTTCGACACACGTCTCCGCCCTAATACTGTCCAGGATAGCCACCACCCTGAGAATACTGGTGTCCTCCATACGGTGGCTGCTGGCCGTAGCCTCCTccctgtggtggtggtgcgccATACGACGGCTGACCATATGAGCTCGCAGCCCCCGCTCCATAGTGTGGCTGGCCGTAGGATGGCTGACTTGGTGGGGGTGCATAGCTGGGCTGGCCGCTGGGCGAACCGTAAGAGTGTTGGCCGCCATAGCTTTGACTGTGCGCTTGACCATGGCCGGGTCCGGCGCCATAAGAAGACGACTGGTAGCCGCCGCCAGAAGACTGCTGTCCGTATGGTGCGGTGTGGGATTGGCTAGACTGCCCGTAAGACTGACTTGAGCCTTGATGGTGTGTTTGAGAGCTTGACTGGTaggatgaagatgagccACCGCCGTGGACCGAGGTTGAGGATCCTGGCTGCGAGGGAGGTTGGTATGATGTGGGAGGGGCCGAACCGCTGTAGGTCGTGGCACCCGAGTTGGAGTATCCAAAGTTGTTGCCCTGTGAGTCAATTAGCTGCCGCTCGAGACATCTCAACATCCAGACCAACATACCGAGCTCTGCTTGTTGCCAAAGAGACCAGCAACACCTCCGATCACCCCTCCAAGACCTCCAGCACCGTGTCCGGACGACGACTGACCGCTGAAGGTGTTCGAGGGCGAAGACGAAGGCTTGCTTCCAGAGGAGAATATGCCAGACACGAGCTGGGACGCGACCTTGCCACCGAgcccgccgctgccgccgccgcctccggaGCTGCCACCCGCCAGTCCACTGAGAACAGCACCAGCaagcccacctcctccactgcTGCCACCGCCCTGCTTTCCGCCGCTGATCGTGTTCAAGAGGAAAGACTATCCACCAACGAAAGCAAACATTAGCAAGTCGTTTTTGGCCCTTCCACAAAAGATCCTCTGCCCGCTAAACTTACACCAAGGCCCCTGTCACTCtgtcctccaccgccgacaCCTCGTGTGCCATCCTCTCTCGGGTTCACCGGCTCGAGACGTCCGTCGGGGTATCTAGCTGTCTGGGAGCCGTCGGGGTGCGTCACGATTTCGGCGCTAGGGTGAGGTACGCCGTAGGGGTGATCGGAGCGGGCAGCGGGAGTGTTGCCAAAGGGAACGGGCTCGGTCGGGAGATCCCATTGCGAGACTCCAGTCGAGAGCTGCACATAGTAGTACTTCTTGCTGGCAGCATCCCACTGGGCAATCCAGCCcgaggggagaggaggcggcgcaTAGGTTGGCCCGTCGCTGCCGGGGGATCCGGGGCCTGCCATGTCTGGAAGGGGCGCGAGAAAGAAACTCTTCGATCTGCTGGAGCTACGAGAATTGGGTTCTGGTGTCGTGCTTTGGCGTTTGCCTCGTCAATCGCGCGCAAATaatggaggggttggttgagggTGGAAGCTTAGGTGCTCGGTCGTTGAGAGCAAGATTTCGCAGGGAAGTGTGTGGGTATGAGAAAGTAAAAGCCAAAACTCGTGAGGAAATCAACCCTCGAGGTGTGTGTTGCCTGACAACCAAGGGCGCAAGTGGTCGAACggattttggaggagggaaaaagaaccaagcaagcaagctgAGCTGAGTGAGAATGCTGAGTGGGAGATGCGCAGCGGGGCAGATATGACCGCTCGCTCTATCTAGCTTGCGCTTGCGCAGGGCGTTTaatggagggggagggggcggggcaAATCGCAACCTTGTCTTCGACCAAACAACGTCTTGGTTTTTGTTGCTGACGACTGTGACGACGGCCGAGAAGGGGGcgatcatcaccaccatacatacatatataaAAATCCCAGAGAAGGGGCGGAAGAAAGTAGTGTGCAGAGGGAGCCAGCCGTTTCCACCACCGGGCATTATCAGTGTACCGTAGCTAGCCTCTTCTCAGCTCAATGAGAAGGCCTTGCGAATTCCgtcatcttcaacaacaaccgcagAGGTGACCCAAACAACAGGATGTCTTTTTGGCAATGCCACCGATAAAATCCAGACGACGTCAGCTTCTGGAGAAAGCCATCGAAAGCTGATAACTTCCAGCACTCACGCTCACTACTACCCACCTCACCACTGAGTGATCACCTacctctcaacaaccacaaatTCCAAAGCatggcctcttcctccactaCCGTCATCCTCCAATTTCCCTTTTCATTTTTCACAATGAAATCtccagctcaccaccaaatCCCCCGAACCACCTCAGCCACAACGAATGGCGCGTCCCCTCAACAAGGGCACAAAACTCCGGGAGGCAGCCAACACCAATCCTCACTTTACTTCCCCACACATTGCATCTACCTTCCTTCGAACTTAAATCACAATTCTGTCCATAAAACATCAATCGACTCTCCCTTTTAATATCTCAAAGCAACCCTCTACCGTTTCAATATTGACGCCACAATTTGCTGCACGCTTCTGCATCTGACTTACCTAAACTACCTGTCGAGAATGAACTATTAGGTTGTTTCTATTCTTAACTCACCCCATGGAACCTAGAAAAGATTACCCGAGTCAAATGCAAAAGCAACTAAATGTCAAGTAAAATCTGTAAAAGAGAGCACTCGAATCAAATTGTGAACACGCCAGAACCTCACATAGACACTTGCATGTATCACAGACCAGTAGCAATCTAGCGAAACAATGCTCGTTCGAATGTTGTTGAGTGCCAATCGTGCTCCGTCAAAGGTACCTAGTAATGATAAATCATCCATCTAGGTACTTCTAGTCCGCCGCATCTCTCCAGGCTCATGTGCTCTGCTCAAtactccaaccccaaaactCCTGCTAAAACGACTCCTCCCATCGGTGTTGAACCTCATCTTCAAATCTTCGCAATGCTCTCTCTAAAACCTTCTAAACACATTCCCATCGATATCTATTCCAAACAACTACCTCTCAAGAACTATACCCAatatcccctcctccaaacccattcccattcccattcccgtTCAACACCTGCttcccaaccctctccctcacctcctcaaccctaTCCTCAACCccattcttcttccccttgccctcaccccccccaTCCTGCGTCAGTAATCCCCGTCTAATAGCCAGCACACTATCAACAATAACagcatccaccccctccctaacctgcctcctcaccaaccccggCTCGTTATTCTCCCTCCCATAACTaacacaaaccaaccccgcccccttcaccaccctcaccaacctcggaCTATTCACAAACGGCTCCGCATTGCTCACAATCCCCAGCAAATTCCACCTGCTCGCAAACCTAATCGCCTCCTGCAGACTACTCGCCCTGATATCCCCCACCGGACACGTCCCCGCATCCGTCAAAAACAAAATCGGTATATTCGGCTGCTTAAAACTCAAACAGAGACAAATATCCGGGTTGAAGCTCGAAAAAATGATATTCCTCCTCTGGTGCGGGTTGGCAGTCATGTCGTACACCTTTTGCAGCACCGTGTCGCAAAACGAGTTCAGCTCGACCGCGTACGTGTCCATCTCGTGCTCCTCGCTCTCGTGAAGCATCGGGTACTTCATCTCGATGTTGAACCCCACGCTCTGCGGCAGCTTCACAAACAGGTCCTCCAGCGTCGCAAACGGCGCCTGGATGAAGTTCCCGCGCGAGTTGGCCTTGAAGCCCTTCTCTTTGAAATCCCTTGTGTGTTTCATCctctcttccatctcctGCTTGGACAGGCGATGTTGCCTGTTATGATCCGGCCAGTCCATCGACATGGACCTCTGCCTCGGACCGGGCGAGTTGCTCCGCCTCGTCTTCTCGAGCAGCTTGTTCTCCGGAACGGCATACGAAAAAGGCGACGTCCCATTATTCCCCTGAATAGTCCTCGACTTGTCCGGGTTGATGTGCAAGAATTGCTCCAGAGTCAAAGTGTGAACCGGCGCGTCAAACCCGGTCTCGCTGACCAAAAAGTCGTGGTAGATAACCGGGACGTGGTCCTTGGTGAGCTGGACGTCAAACTCGACATAGTTAGCGCCGAGGTTGGCCGCTGCAATaaaggaggagacggtgTTCTCGCCCAGCTGGAGGGAGCGGCTGGACGTCATATTCTTGCCCAGGCCGCGGTGGCCAATGACCATGGTCGAGGCCAACTTCTTCCAGTAGGTGTGCTCAGAAGTGACCTCCATGCTAGGGTGTGAGAATGGCGTGATGACCAAAAAGTTAAAGTTGACGCTGCCAATGACCTCAAAATTGGCACCCATGATGGGCACACAGACATCACCCTGAAGATTCATCCTCTTGGTCCCAATAGTAGGTCGAACGCTCGAGAGCAGGGCAACACCACGGCCGACCTTATTCTCGTTGTTCCCAGAGTAGGTAGGAACAATATCGAAAAACAGCTTGACCTTGCTGGCGTCAACCGTAGTAAAAACGACAGGCTCGGTAGAGATGTTGTCGTGAACAGGCAAGTCAAACATAGTTGGCTCGCCCTGAGCCCCTTGCGCCGACACTACAATCGACAACGTGGTGTCCAACTCCGTCGTGTGTGCTTTCGAAAGCGGAATATTGTCCAGCTTTACCGCCTCAAGATTCTTCCGCATGTCCATCGAGCCCAAGCTAACCAGCACCAGACTCTCATCCTTGAGATACCGATGACCAAATGACTTGACCGGCTCCGCCTTGCGCGCAGAGCCCTTCGATCGTCTCTCCTGGAACGACGCCTTGTCAGGCACAGCCGCATTATCCGTCACCGACTTCTCGTCATCAGAAGTATTGCTAGCCGtgtcctctccctccttgcTCTGAGCAGCAAGAAAGTGAGCAATAGGCATATGTCCTCTCAAAGCAGCATGTTCCCTCGCCGTCCAACCCGAGGAATCCGGCTTGTCCACCTCAGCCCCGGCTTCCACCAACAGCTTAACCACAGACAAATGCCCATCCACCGCCGCAATATGCAGCGGCGTCCAAGCAAAAGCCTTCTCCGTCAACTCAAAATCCGCCTTTTGATCCGCTGTCCCCTCTAACAACACCTTCGCACACTCATCATGCCCAAACCTCGCGGCAATATGCAACGCCGTCTCCCCCGTCTTATCCTGCCAGTTGATGTCAACCCCCGCATGCACCAACATCTCGACAATATGCTCAAAGTTCGCCTTGGTGGCAATAGCCAACACAGCACTCGACTTTGAGATGGCCCGTCTCATCTCCGCCTTGTTATCACTGACACCTTGCCAATTCTCCCCTTGAAGCAGTGCCTTGGTCGTAAGAGCGTGACCACCAAGGACGCTGAGATGCAGAGGTGCTTCTCCGTTCTTGTCCTGCCATTCAGGGGCGTCGATTCCGTTTTCGACATCAAACATGCCCCACTCCtgcatcttcttcatcaaaatctgacacaccaccacaaagcCAAACTGAGCGGCGTAATGCAGTGGAATGCGTCCAAAGTTATCCTTCACCTTCAAAGCCACCCTTTGTGCTGGCTTGAGATTGTCCAAAAGGTACATGAGCATCTGCACAGCCTCGTCATCCTTGCCCAAGAGACCGGCCGTCTCCTTGAGAGCAGACACCCGTGGTGTGGCGAGAGGAGACGTCGCTGGGGTAAGATAATTTTGGGCGTATTGAACCCCCGGCGGAAAAGGGTATGCGTTCAAGTGAGGATCCggcttcacctcctccacgctTCTGGAAGAAACGGTCTTGGTCCGGCCAATATGAGTGACCAGCCTGTGGATACAATTCCGCCCATTGATGTCGTCGGGATCATCAAGGTCCGAAATCCTTTCCAGAAGCACAGGAATGACCTTTTTCGACCGGGCCGAGATGGCGCGCTGCAGGAGGCTGCGCAGGAGGTTTTGGAAAGCGTCGGTTTGATCTTGTTTTGCGAGATTTGCAGCAGCTAACCCGGTCGTCAATGCATCTAGATTATCTTGCCGGACGGCTTGGTCTAGTGCGTTGAGCACTGACGTATCGACGTCCAGTTTCGTGGGTCGCCCGTAAGACCGTGTTGAGCGGTCGGATTTGGCGTCATTGGTGTTCTTGGATTCATTGAGCACCGAAAGCCACGTGTTGACTGTCTGAAGCTCCTGGCTGGTGTCAAGATTTGTGGCAAACGGTAGAACGTCGACCCTGGTAGAGATGTACCTCTCCTGGATATCCGACGTGTGAACCTTCTTGTCCAGCTTCTTTGTGATTTTAACAAAGCCTCGACGGTTGATCTCTCCGAACCACTGTAGATTCCTCAGTTGGTTTCTGATTTCGAGTAAAGCTCCTATCAgatcctcgagctcctcctcgtcgatgTTAGCGGCATCGCGAGGTGTTGGTCCGTATCTGTCTGTGATGGCTTGCAGTCGTCGCTGGTTCTCGTGGAGCTTCCTTGTGTAGAACTGGTCAACGCACTCTACTTCGCGGTCGAGGGCAAACAGAAACTCTGTTGGTCCAAGGGTCAGATCACGAGGTCAACGAAAGGGCGTTGCGGATCAGTGAACCCACCAGCCAAGTCGACTTGATCCCCATTGTGGGCAGCTGTGTCGGCTGCTGTTTTTATGAGTTTCTTAAGGCGCTTGTAGTCGATATAAGAGCCTGCCCACTCGGGGACTTGGTTTCTTGGAAGACTAGGAAAGCACAAGTGTAAGTAAGGGGCAATCACGAATGCAGGCAGATACATACTTTTTCCCAAACTTCATATTGCGTGGTAGCTGCTAAGTACGTCTTGGACGATTAGAAGCCAGCTAAAAATAAAACGGGGTATCAAATGCCAAACGATCGACAGGTCGTATCCCGCGCTGATTATGAGCGGGATACCAGCGGCTGAGTGTTGGGAAAGAAAATGCTATATATATCCGCTGATGTTTCCGAGTTGCGTTGTCAGAGGTAGTAGGTGAAACGTACAAAATCAAACGGTCGGAAGTATCGTTATCGTGGCTATTTCAACAAGCAGACCTTGTGTGAGAAGACAAAGAGGTCATGGAAACAgcaaggagaagggaggaAGTCACGGCATGAAAAATGTAGTGGAGAGGGGAAGTCTCGATCCCGTGATGGCCGTTGATGGGTACAAGAGTGGGAACCTCGATGGTCAAGCTGCCACGCACGTCACACACGTTTTCCACGGGGGAAGATATAAGAGTCCCATCGACAAGCGACGATCCATGAGCTCATGCTGTGGGCAAATGCACATGGCAAGAAAGCTGCTCGAGACATACATGGCAGTTGAAGGCCGGAACCAGTGACATCGTCCAGCAGCTATCAGTGGCGCCAGCTCCCTCTCTGATTGGCCAATCGCCACCCCACCATCCGATAGACCCCTGTCGCCTCCCGCCTCAGAACCCAGCCGCTGGGTTCCACCACGAGCAATCACAGCCAGGTTTTTATagggtgttggtgttctCTCCATAGATTATACTAAAATACGGCTATGAAGGGTTCTATTCTTCACAAGCTTGAAGATCGATCCTTCATGTCTGCATATAATATCTCGACTCTTCACAACGTCTTGACCCTTTTGTTGGTCGTCTCACCGCTCCCCTCCAACTTCCAACTTCTCCACTTACACAGAAGGTGCTCCATGTAGGGTCAGCTCTCGACTGCAGCTTGCACATGCACAGTTTGCTTTCTTGCAGGTCGCACCAGGCAAAATCCAGAAGAATTTTCCgtggagggaaggaggtCTCGTGACTCAATACCCTGTGCAGCGGCTAGTCCAAGGGAGTTCAAGCCGCTGGACCCTTTCTGTCGTCGAAGGCGCATCTCGTGATCTTTTTTTGCCCACTGAGAACGGACCAAGGGTCCAGAACAAAGCGCCCCTGAATTAGCATGGCATAACTCTAGGGTAATCCTGGAAGGCTCCAGTGCGGGGGGGTCGGTGGGTGAGCAGCACCTCGAATGCTGCAAAAAATAGACGGCTCGTTGGTTGAACAAGGCTCGGCAGGAACGTGCTACATACAAGAAATAGCAAACACTTCTGAGTGAGTTAAAGAAAGATCCTGTAGAAGTTGCCGCTGGATGCTTGATCCGCGACCTTGCAGGCAATGCAAAGCTAACCATATAGCCTGTGGAGGGTTGAGTGATAAGAGAAACTCATAGGTGAGGATGAACCCGGATAGATTAATTATTGAAGCTTTTTAACATTCCTAAACTCCATTTTCTCCTTCACGGCATGAAAGCGTGATAGGGCTGAGGCAAAAATGCATTCTTTCGATATCcattcttcaccaaccctgCAACAGTACCGTAAATTTCAACTTGTGGCTTGTGGCGCTGGACCCACATTTACAATCAAGGGTCTTGCATCAATCACGACTAAAacttcaacaacacaacCCATATTCATTCGACCTTCGCCCTCGTCGTCGACGACAAAATATTCCGAGAAGATGGCGGCCACTGATCCGAGTCCGACTCTGAAGTTTTTGACAGATGCAGGTCATCTcttagcctttacggctcCCGAGACGTCGGCATATATCCTCAGGCAGCGAAATGACTTGATGTTCGAGCATGAGATTCCTCTTCCTGAGGTCCAACGACAGCATATTTGCACGGCCTGTGGTCATATTTTGGCTTTCGGGGAGGGCAGTGACCTGGTcttcaaaaagaaaaaaaaggcagTGATCAAAAAGAAACAGCAAACACCTCCGGCACCCAAGGTCGAAAAAGCGAAAAGGCAAGAACCTCGGTCATCTGGCCCAACCAAGCACATCGAGTGTGGTCATTGCTCTTCGAAAGCCGAGATCAAGCTTCCGGCTCCAGCTCCCATCATTCGCCGTACTGTCAAACCGGCCCACAACGTGTCCAAGACCACGGCACCGGGAGCGGCCCCATCTTTGCCCGAGACTTCAGGTTCACACGAGACGAC from Podospora pseudopauciseta strain CBS 411.78 chromosome 3, whole genome shotgun sequence encodes the following:
- a CDS encoding hypothetical protein (EggNog:ENOG503P30G), with the translated sequence MKPFTLLLTTFSLFVSPISANTEKTIFIAPPAVDLPISDQTITTILTSLNRLTPLPTNQSTLRTLIPVSFPTTSHPTGTESWYLLHDLTPAQRYEVRICWAATQPTSFDLQTFPITEIPSLPSLTSYLNPLSPSSSPPKDLNNPPTRSSLLLLRLLAKADFYTTNQTLMSNPPPVAADLILDPFLLNLLPRSLAPTAGYIILVAITSWFLARGVSRALSSLIIDSNDRQFTKDEKKTQ
- a CDS encoding hypothetical protein (COG:A; EggNog:ENOG503P5VJ) — translated: MAGPGSPGSDGPTYAPPPLPSGWIAQWDAASKKYYYVQLSTGVSQWDLPTEPVPFGNTPAARSDHPYGVPHPSAEIVTHPDGSQTARYPDGRLEPVNPREDGTRGVGGGGQSDRGLGSFLLNTISGGKQGGGSSGGGGLAGAVLSGLAGGSSGGGGGSGGLGGKVASQLVSGIFSSGSKPSSSPSNTFSGQSSSGHGAGGLGGVIGGVAGLFGNKQSSGNNFGYSNSGATTYSGSAPPTSYQPPSQPGSSTSVHGGGSSSSYQSSSQTHHQGSSQSYGQSSQSHTAPYGQQSSGGGYQSSSYGAGPGHGQAHSQSYGGQHSYGSPSGQPSYAPPPSQPSYGQPHYGAGAASSYGQPSYGAPPPQGGGYGQQPPYGGHQYSQGGGYPGQY
- the GDE1_1 gene encoding Glycerophosphocholine phosphodiesterase (COG:U; EggNog:ENOG503NUB5): MKFGKNLPRNQVPEWAGSYIDYKRLKKLIKTAADTAAHNGDQVDLAEFLFALDREVECVDQFYTRKLHENQRRLQAITDRYGPTPRDAANIDEEELEDLIGALLEIRNQLRNLQWFGEINRRGFVKITKKLDKKVHTSDIQERYISTRVDVLPFATNLDTSQELQTVNTWLSVLNESKNTNDAKSDRSTRSYGRPTKLDVDTSVLNALDQAVRQDNLDALTTGLAAANLAKQDQTDAFQNLLRSLLQRAISARSKKVIPVLLERISDLDDPDDINGRNCIHRLVTHIGRTKTVSSRSVEEVKPDPHLNAYPFPPGVQYAQNYLTPATSPLATPRVSALKETAGLLGKDDEAVQMLMYLLDNLKPAQRVALKVKDNFGRIPLHYAAQFGFVVVCQILMKKMQEWGMFDVENGIDAPEWQDKNGEAPLHLSVLGGHALTTKALLQGENWQGVSDNKAEMRRAISKSSAVLAIATKANFEHIVEMLVHAGVDINWQDKTGETALHIAARFGHDECAKVLLEGTADQKADFELTEKAFAWTPLHIAAVDGHLSVVKLLVEAGAEVDKPDSSGWTAREHAALRGHMPIAHFLAAQSKEGEDTASNTSDDEKSVTDNAAVPDKASFQERRSKGSARKAEPVKSFGHRYLKDESLVLVSLGSMDMRKNLEAVKLDNIPLSKAHTTELDTTLSIVVSAQGAQGEPTMFDLPVHDNISTEPVVFTTVDASKVKLFFDIVPTYSGNNENKVGRGVALLSSVRPTIGTKRMNLQGDVCVPIMGANFEVIGSVNFNFLVITPFSHPSMEVTSEHTYWKKLASTMVIGHRGLGKNMTSSRSLQLGENTVSSFIAAANLGANYVEFDVQLTKDHVPVIYHDFLVSETGFDAPVHTLTLEQFLHINPDKSRTIQGNNGTSPFSYAVPENKLLEKTRRSNSPGPRQRSMSMDWPDHNRQHRLSKQEMEERMKHTRDFKEKGFKANSRGNFIQAPFATLEDLFVKLPQSVGFNIEMKYPMLHESEEHEMDTYAVELNSFCDTVLQKVYDMTANPHQRRNIIFSSFNPDICLCLSFKQPNIPILFLTDAGTCPVGDIRASSLQEAIRFASRWNLLGIVSNAEPFVNSPRLVRVVKGAGLVCVSYGRENNEPGLVRRQVREGVDAVIVDSVLAIRRGLLTQDGGGEGKGKKNGVEDRVEEVRERVGKQVLNGNGNGNGFGGGDIGYSS
- a CDS encoding hypothetical protein (COG:S; EggNog:ENOG503P6S4) is translated as MHSFDIHSSPTLQQYRKFQLVACGAGPTFTIKGLASITTKTSTTQPIFIRPSPSSSTTKYSEKMAATDPSPTLKFLTDAGHLLAFTAPETSAYILRQRNDLMFEHEIPLPEVQRQHICTACGHILAFGEGSDLVFKKKKKAVIKKKQQTPPAPKVEKAKRQEPRSSGPTKHIECGHCSSKAEIKLPAPAPIIRRTVKPAHNVSKTTAPGAAPSLPETSGSHETTSSQKPASNANSKKRARSRKAGLQALLEQSKNSRPSPGLSLADFMSK